In Bythopirellula goksoeyrii, a single window of DNA contains:
- a CDS encoding ornithine carbamoyltransferase, with amino-acid sequence MANLKGRDYIETNDLTRDELDLLLDTTTELKEKFHRGEPTQLLPHQTAFLLFFDKSTRTRNAFEAGMTQLGGHAHFLDADVTQISHGETPADTGKILSSMGHGICIRHDLVLNQGNRYMREMAEASDVPIINMQCDVDHPTQTLADLQTLREHFGTDLAGKKIAVSWAFAPSYAKPLSVPQGLITLMTRYGMNVTLAHPPGYNLVGRTLEAAKANASGSGGSFEIVDDMDAAFEDADIVYPKSWGVYDLMLARQNANTKEEIAENQQECLAMNAKYKDWICDERRMKLAKKSAVYMHCLPADRGSEVTDAVIDGPQSIVFPEAENRLHTAKAIMSCSMRERPF; translated from the coding sequence ATGGCAAACCTTAAAGGCCGCGACTATATCGAGACCAACGACCTCACCCGCGATGAGCTCGACTTGCTGTTGGATACGACGACCGAACTCAAAGAAAAATTCCACCGGGGTGAACCAACGCAGCTACTCCCCCATCAAACGGCATTCTTGCTGTTCTTCGACAAATCGACCCGCACCCGTAATGCCTTTGAAGCCGGCATGACGCAACTTGGCGGGCATGCCCATTTTCTTGATGCCGACGTCACCCAGATCAGCCACGGCGAGACTCCTGCCGACACCGGCAAGATCCTCTCCTCCATGGGACACGGTATCTGCATCCGCCACGACCTGGTTCTCAACCAAGGCAACCGCTATATGCGTGAGATGGCGGAAGCCTCCGATGTGCCGATCATTAATATGCAGTGCGACGTCGATCACCCCACACAAACACTGGCCGATCTGCAAACTCTCCGCGAACATTTTGGCACCGATTTGGCCGGCAAAAAGATAGCCGTAAGTTGGGCGTTCGCCCCATCCTATGCCAAACCTTTGAGTGTTCCCCAAGGCCTAATCACATTGATGACCCGTTATGGCATGAACGTAACGCTCGCTCATCCGCCAGGATACAACCTTGTGGGTCGGACATTGGAGGCTGCCAAAGCGAACGCGTCCGGGTCGGGAGGCTCATTTGAGATCGTTGACGACATGGACGCCGCGTTTGAGGACGCTGACATTGTCTACCCCAAGAGTTGGGGCGTCTACGATCTCATGCTTGCCCGCCAGAACGCAAATACCAAAGAAGAAATTGCTGAGAACCAACAAGAATGCCTTGCTATGAACGCGAAGTACAAAGACTGGATTTGCGATGAACGCCGCATGAAGCTCGCCAAGAAGTCGGCCGTCTACATGCACTGCCTTCCTGCTGATCGTGGCTCGGAAGTAACCGATGCCGTCATCGACGGCCCCCAGTCGATTGTCTTCCCCGAAGCCGAAAACCGTCTCCACACCGCCAAGGCGATCATGTCCTGCTCAATGCGCGAGCGGCCGTTTTAA
- a CDS encoding carbamate kinase: MSIPPQQLVIALGGNAISVPGEQGNIDEQFAHTRQTASILADAIAAGFRPILTHGNGPQVGNILRRVELARHELYTIPLELCVADTQAGMGYMIAQCLMNELAVRGQPRQVTTLVTSVVVDENDPAFDNPTKPIGPRMDRVVAEAHRDNDGWKVRELEDGGFRRIVSSPRPRDILEFPIIRQLVDAEELVICCGGGGIPVCRNATGQLSGAAAVIDKDLTSSLLARELGVGTLVILTGVEHVCLNFGKPNEMPLREVSTAEAQAYLAAGHFGSGSMGPKIEAAIDFVTNSAHPNPVTFIGHLDKFTELLAGTSGTRVTR; this comes from the coding sequence ATGTCCATCCCACCACAACAACTGGTGATCGCACTTGGGGGCAACGCAATTAGTGTCCCCGGCGAACAGGGCAATATCGACGAACAGTTCGCCCACACTCGCCAGACAGCAAGCATTCTCGCCGACGCAATTGCTGCCGGCTTTCGCCCGATCCTCACTCACGGCAACGGTCCGCAAGTCGGCAACATCCTCCGACGTGTGGAACTTGCCCGACATGAACTCTACACAATTCCTTTAGAACTCTGTGTCGCGGACACGCAAGCCGGCATGGGCTACATGATCGCTCAATGTCTGATGAATGAATTGGCCGTACGTGGGCAACCTCGCCAGGTAACCACTCTCGTGACCTCAGTAGTAGTCGATGAGAATGATCCTGCATTCGACAATCCAACCAAGCCTATCGGCCCACGGATGGATCGCGTTGTCGCTGAAGCACATCGTGACAATGACGGCTGGAAAGTGCGCGAACTCGAAGATGGTGGCTTTCGTCGCATCGTCTCCTCGCCCCGCCCTAGAGATATTCTAGAATTTCCTATTATTCGCCAATTGGTCGACGCCGAGGAACTGGTGATCTGCTGTGGTGGAGGAGGCATTCCCGTCTGTCGCAACGCCACAGGTCAATTGAGTGGTGCTGCTGCGGTAATCGACAAAGATCTTACTTCGTCGCTACTGGCCCGCGAACTTGGCGTAGGCACCCTGGTGATTCTCACTGGTGTGGAACACGTGTGCCTCAACTTCGGTAAGCCAAATGAAATGCCACTCAGAGAAGTATCCACCGCCGAGGCACAAGCCTATCTTGCTGCAGGACATTTTGGCTCGGGTTCGATGGGCCCCAAAATCGAAGCCGCGATAGATTTCGTCACCAATTCCGCTCATCCCAACCCCGTTACCTTCATTGGCCATCTCGACAAGTTCACAGAACTCCTGGCAGGAACCAGTGGCACGCGCGTTACCCGTTAG